One genomic region from Candida albicans SC5314 chromosome 6, complete sequence encodes:
- the LYS14 gene encoding Lys14p (Zn(II)2Cys6 transcription factor; has similarity to S. cerevisiae Lys14, which is a transcription factor involved in the regulation of lysine biosynthesis genes), whose translation MSQSPSSLSPATASSSGVNSPSDQPPLPPRVRKSYSRNGCRECKRRKIRCPEEKPYCSTCVRLGKQCSYPLAGEKVLRISRRLIKEEIENMGKSTQFLPVQYDIPRRIKPQTQSVIKPSPLNIENLINSNDFLNGADLNVLTADLNNLVSDIIEVSNIPILEEDFQFDFLNEPIIVEQITKNVPIDYIKLPRKHEQLYWEEFYNNFAQIIEPFQAYDTKTKKTSNPARDIILQTAATEPFLLAAILAEGANTCYLKYKRPEDERAYGAYLSKCLKLLEPARETDINANIEAVLLTLLLLTAATATSQTQKWRPHLMGAKSLLLKAINQNVSKKFVFCKYWFVSIEILAGLSTNLGGTLQTDAEIDQLVTPGNEFEIEVLRDLGIISDQGFNILMGYDNTCLACFRDLLKILNKKRLNMYIDTMSYVKLLSDFYNQANIVYIDSRGVIAENELTRYVPGLPIEELRINNASYWISWQDISHQSYVLSSLIMILTRFFVIDVSGLVDKVIQFIHYLNQFSDVQQHASPYLLLMIQWPLLVTGLSTTKLEQRHLLLKYFSMVGQIGAAAANVSIQILLKHWKGTIDIENDDTLIY comes from the coding sequence ATGTCACAATCACCATCTTCTTTATCACCTGCTACCGCGTCTTCTTCGGGTGTTAATTCTCCACTGGATCAACCTCCACTTCCTCCGAGAGTTCGTAAAAGTTATAGCCGCAATGGATGTCGAGAATGTAAACGAAGGAAAATCCGATGTCCTGAAGAGAAACCATATTGTTCCACGTGTGTTCGACTAGGCAAACAATGTTCTTATCCATTAGCTGGTGAAAAAGTACTTCGAATATCAAGACGATTgattaaagaagaaattgaaaatatggGTAAATCAACTCAATTTTTACCAGTACAATATGATATCCCAAGGAGAATAAAACCACAAACTCAATCAGTGATTAAGCCATCACCATTAaacattgaaaatttaatcaataGTAATGATTTCTTAAATGGTGCTGATTTGAATGTTTTAACTGCcgatttgaataatttagTTTCCGATATTATAGAAGTATCTAATATCCCCAtattagaagaagatttccaatttgatttcctAAATGAACCTATAATAGTCGAACAAATCACGAAAAATGTCCCCATTGACTATATTAAATTACCACGGAAACATGAACAATTATATTGGGAAgaattttataataattttgcCCAGATTATAGAACCATTTCAAGCATATGATACGAAAACGAAGAAAACTTCAAATCCAGCAAGAGATATAATTTTACAAACAGCAGCTACTGAACCATTCTTATTGGCAGCAATATTAGCAGAAGGTGCTAATACTTGTTATCTTAAATATAAACGTCCCGAAGATGAACGAGCATATGGGGCATATTTATCTAAATGTctaaaattattagaacCGGCAAGAGAAACTGATATTAATGCTAATATTGAAGCAGTTCTTTTAactttattgttattgacGGCTGCTACTGCTACTTCACAAACTCAAAAATGGCGACCTCATTTAATGGGGGCTAAAAGCTTATTATTAAAAGCCATCAATCAAAATGTTTCTAAGaaatttgtattttgtaaatattggtttgtttcaattgaaatattagCTGGATTGAGTACCAATTTAGGTGGAACTTTACAAACCGATGCcgaaattgatcaattggttACTCCTGGGAATGAATTTGAGATTGAAGTGTTGAGAGACTTGGGTATTATTAGTGATCAAGGATTCAATATATTGATGGGGTACGATAATACATGTCTTGCTTGTTTCCGAGATTTActtaaaattttgaataaaaaaagattgaATATGTACATTGATACCATGAGTTACGTCAAATTGCTTTCAGATTTCTATAATCAAGCAAACATTGTATATATTGATTCACGAGGAGTGATTGctgaaaatgaattgacaAGATACGTGCCTGGATTACCAATTGAAGAACTAAGAATAAATAATGCTAGTTATTGGATTAGTTGGCAAGATATTTCTCATCAATCTTATGTATTATCGTCATTAATCATGATTTTAACAAGATTTTTCGTCATTGATGTTTCTGGGTTAGTTGATAAAGTCATACAATTTATACATTATCTCAATCAGTTTTCTGATGTACAACAACATGCTTCTCCATATTTGTTATTAATGATTCAATGGCCATTATTGGTGACGGGGTTAAGTACCACGAAACTTGAACAAAGACATTTATTACTCAAATATTTCTCCATGGTGGGGCAAATtggtgctgctgctgctaaTGTTTCTATACAAATCTTACTAAAACATTGGAAAGGGacaattgatattgaaaatgatgatacATTGATATACTAA
- a CDS encoding uncharacterized protein (Protein of unknown function; Hap43-repressed gene) yields MSSPILPFTEANSKRVTSLFRQALRTAYDHSMRWDVYRDATINIRRQFEANKHISSQQELEAVINKTKAKLAEWKHPDPYIPPCRPGGTKYQRNIPVAREPLVPGDW; encoded by the coding sequence ATGTCTTCTCCAATATTACCATTTACTGAAGCCAACTCCAAAAGAGTCACTTCATTATTCAGACAAGCTTTAAGAACCGCATATGATCATTCAATGAGATGGGATGTTTATAGAGATGCCACCATAAATATCAGACGACAATTTGAAGCCAATAAACATATTTCCAGTCAACAAGAATTAGAAGCTGTGATTAATAAGACTAAAGCTAAATTGGCTGAATGGAAACATCCTGACCCATATATTCCACCATGTAGACCAGGCGGTACTAAATACCAAAGAAATATCCCTGTCGCCAGAGAACCACTTGTACCAGGTGATTGGTAG